One part of the candidate division WOR-3 bacterium genome encodes these proteins:
- a CDS encoding O-antigen ligase family protein produces the protein MFLIYRSVNPEKPGAKDVFVVPMVLFLIGVALSFSVATDRSVSFYYFCLLLSGYLFYRFIILVFNTEQDIKLLAFGSIAALVFVIVRAFVLIPATAQARAGIFLANRTGFVFSGPNGLAGILVLLLPFTFIVFHYRNLALKILMAVVFILGTYLLMRTYSRNGYISFIVSMLVMTAMLVRIKGKFVFVALFVIGVPMMLIGATFIMRLFSVTMFQLDPSALLRLIMWKSALNAFGSFPITGVGLGNFYYATRIVKIGFCHNFYLNTLAETGILGGLSLVVLLIMVFYKLSRAYRQLNDGFIKHLSVCLIGSWTSFSLNHIFDQVCFFIDRTAEMKFFWFLLGTTCVFLMYVRRLQSEALK, from the coding sequence ATGTTTTTAATATATAGATCTGTCAATCCCGAGAAACCCGGGGCAAAGGACGTTTTTGTGGTGCCGATGGTTCTTTTCTTGATTGGGGTCGCGCTTTCATTCTCAGTTGCGACTGACAGGAGCGTATCTTTCTACTACTTCTGTCTCTTGTTGTCTGGGTATTTGTTCTACCGATTCATCATTCTTGTCTTCAATACCGAACAAGATATTAAGTTGCTAGCATTCGGAAGCATTGCGGCACTTGTTTTTGTAATAGTCAGAGCATTTGTTCTGATACCCGCAACGGCACAGGCGAGAGCGGGGATATTCCTTGCAAACCGAACAGGTTTTGTTTTTTCAGGACCCAACGGTCTTGCTGGAATTCTTGTTCTATTATTACCTTTTACTTTCATCGTTTTCCATTATCGAAATCTTGCACTAAAGATACTGATGGCAGTGGTATTTATATTAGGTACATATTTGTTGATGAGAACGTATTCAAGGAATGGATATATTTCTTTCATCGTGAGTATGTTGGTTATGACTGCAATGTTGGTAAGAATCAAGGGTAAATTCGTATTTGTTGCTCTCTTCGTGATAGGTGTTCCGATGATGCTCATTGGCGCAACATTCATAATGCGTTTGTTCAGCGTTACAATGTTCCAATTAGACCCTAGCGCTCTTTTGAGATTAATCATGTGGAAATCGGCCCTAAACGCATTTGGTTCATTTCCGATTACGGGCGTTGGACTAGGTAATTTCTACTATGCTACGCGGATAGTCAAGATAGGTTTTTGCCACAATTTTTATCTCAATACGCTCGCTGAAACTGGGATACTGGGTGGTTTGTCGTTAGTTGTCCTGCTTATAATGGTATTCTATAAACTATCTCGTGCATATCGACAACTCAACGATGGGTTTATTAAGCATCTCAGTGTTTGCTTGATTGGATCCTGGACATCTTTTTCCTTAAACCATATATTTGACCAGGTTTGCTTTTTTATTGACCGTACTGCAGAGATGAAGTTCTTTTGGTTCCTTTTGGGAACAACCTGTGTCTTTCTAATGTACGTTCGTAGACTGCAAAGTGAAGCGTTAAAATAG